GCGCCGGAACGCGACTACGAGGGGTACGACGGCGCGTACGCCACTCCGGCCAGGCTGCACGCCGCAGGGGTCAAGTTCGCCATCGCCGGCGGCTCGGGTGGACTCTACAGCAATCGCCTCCCGTGGGAGGCGGGCGTTGCCGTGGCGTTCGACCTCCCGGAGGAGGAAGCGCTCAAGTCGGTGACGATCAACGCCGCCGAGTTCCTCGGCGTGGCCGACAAGGTCGGCTCGCTGGAGGTGGGGAAGGAGGCAACGCTGTTGATCACGACCGGGACGCCGCTGGACATGACGAGCAACATCATCCAGTCGTACATCCAGGGGCGCGAGATCAACATGATGGACATCCACAAGCTCTTCTTCCAGAAGTACATGGAGAAGATCAAGCAGCAATCGCCTAAAAAGGTGGTGCCGTGAGCATCTGACGCGCGAGCACGTCATGCATCCGCGTGCATCGCCTCGCGCGCTTGCACCGCAAGGATCCGCCTCGTCGGGATCAGGCACGAAGTGATCCCGACGAGGGCCACGATCCCGGTCGCCATCCCCAGCGCGACCACCAGGGCCTGCACCACGGAACCGCCAGCACTCGGCGTCGCCGTCACCTCGAAGACGAAGCGCGCGGCGAAGGGGAGTCCGATCGCGGCGCCAACGGCGACCTGCACGAGCGACCGCCGCAGGATCGTCAGGAGCAACCGGCCGCGTGAGGCGCCCAGCGCCGAGCGGATGCCGATCTCGCGCGTACGCTCCGAGACGGAGAGCGAGAGCATGGCAAAGAGCCCGGACGTCGCCAGGGCGAGCAGTACGCCGACCAGCACCATGAGTCCGGCGACGAGCCCCATCACGAGGTACCAGTCGCCCTGCCGGGCCTCGCTCAGCACCGTCGCGCGCCCCATCACCAGTTCGGGATCGGCGGCGAGCATGAGGGCGCGCACGCGGTCGACCAGGGTGGCCGGCGGCATCTCGGTGTGCACCGCCAGCCGCATGGGATTGAGGGTGCCGGGCGCGGCCGGGAGGTAGATCGCCTCGCCGCGATCGGCGTTCAGCACATTGACGCCAAGCGGGCCCACGACGCCGACGATCTCGTGCCACGCCCCCTTGCTGCTGTCGGCGCGGATGGGGAGGCGGACGCGCTGCCCGATGGGGTCGCGCCCGTCGAGGGCACGCGCCACGAAGGCGGTGTTGACGATGGCGACGTGCGCGCCGCTGTCGACGTCGGTTCGCGTGAAGTCGCGCCCGCTGACGATCGGGGTGCCGAGCGCTCGCATGAAGTCGACGTCCACACGCGCCACACGCGTCCAGCGCAGCGGCGCATCGGCGGCATGATCGACCACGTCCACTTCATACGCTCGCGCCGGGTGCTCCATGCGTGGGAGGACGTCGCCGACGGCGACGCGCGTCACCCCGGGCTCGCGCTCGAGCGCGGCGACGAGGGCGCGTTGCGCCGCGGCGAGCTGGGCGCGGCGACGATCGGTGAGGCCGTCGCCCCCCGGTGCGCCGGCGGCCATCGAGGCATCGGCCGGCAGGTGCAACTCGACCCCGAGATACTCCGCCGCCCGGATCCCGGTGGCGCGTTCGGCCACCTCCAGGTCGGTCGCGTGGCGCGCGACGGCGAAGGCCATCCCGACCGCCGCGACGGAAACGGCGATGTCGGCCACGACCAGGCCAGCGGTCAGGCGCCCGAATCGCACGCGCGCGCCAAGGCCCATGTTCTGCGCGATCGAGCGCGCGGAGATGGCGACGGCGGGGATGACGCCGGCCACCGTCGCACTCACGACGGCCAGGGCGAGCGCGCTGAGTGCGGTGCGCCACGTGAGCTCGAGCGTGAGCCAGTACGGCAGCGTGGTCTCGCCGGCCAGCGCGGCGAGGTTCACGTGATCGAGCGCCCAGTCAAAGACGGCGACGCCCACGCCAGCGGCGACTACCGCCAGCAGCAACGTCTCGACGAAGACCTGCGACACGATGCGCGCGCGACTGGCGCCGAGTGAAATGCGGATGGCAAGCTCGCGCAACCGGGTCGCGGTGCGCGCAAAGACGAGCATGGCGACATTGCCGCACGCCACCAGGAGCAACCCGAACATCAGGAGCTGCACCAGGCGAAACTCGGGAAGGCTCGCCAGTCCGCCGGCGGGGAGGTTGAGGAAGAGAAGGCCGATGGGGACGACCTCCGCTCGCAGCCGCGAGCGCTCGCGCGCCTCGCTGGCGCTGGCGGCGCTTGTACTCGACATCACCTGCGACGACAGCTCGGCCTGCGCCTGCTGCGCCGACACACCCTCCGCCAGTCGGCCAATGACCTGCACACGCGCGCGCTCCGCCGTGCCGCCGGCAGATGCAAGACGGAGGGGGAGCCACAGCGACTCGTTGTTGGGGAAGGCGAAGCCGTTGGGCATGACGCCCACCACGGTGTGCAGCGTGCGCCCGATGCGAATGGTGCGGCCCAGCACGCCGGGATCCTGACCGAAACGGGCGCTCCACAAGGCGTGTCCGATGACGACGACCTCCGGTGCGCCGGGTGCAACGTCACCATCCTCGATCACTCGGCCGATGAACGGTCGCGCCCCCAACAACTGGAAAACGCCGGCGGTGAGTTGCGCACCATTGGCAGGCGCAGCTACCCCCGTTGCCGCTGCCACGTTGTAGCGCGACGTCTGAAAGGCGCCGAGCGCGG
The nucleotide sequence above comes from Gemmatimonadaceae bacterium. Encoded proteins:
- a CDS encoding ABC transporter permease translates to MPQLPEWATATALKARAHAMYRTVMHGDQLDAEMREEFQHHLDERTDALVREGLSADEARLRARREFGHEGTHRAQAHDAIGLASITQLRLSWLDVKLGLRMLRKYPMLNIAAVFALAIGIPMGLAPSHLARSLEAPLPGDADNRVRAIRHWDPLSSGVAPTWDADFTHWAQQLRSFSALGAFQTSRYNVAAATGVAAPANGAQLTAGVFQLLGARPFIGRVIEDGDVAPGAPEVVVIGHALWSARFGQDPGVLGRTIRIGRTLHTVVGVMPNGFAFPNNESLWLPLRLASAGGTAERARVQVIGRLAEGVSAQQAQAELSSQVMSSTSAASASEARERSRLRAEVVPIGLLFLNLPAGGLASLPEFRLVQLLMFGLLLVACGNVAMLVFARTATRLRELAIRISLGASRARIVSQVFVETLLLAVVAAGVGVAVFDWALDHVNLAALAGETTLPYWLTLELTWRTALSALALAVVSATVAGVIPAVAISARSIAQNMGLGARVRFGRLTAGLVVADIAVSVAAVGMAFAVARHATDLEVAERATGIRAAEYLGVELHLPADASMAAGAPGGDGLTDRRRAQLAAAQRALVAALEREPGVTRVAVGDVLPRMEHPARAYEVDVVDHAADAPLRWTRVARVDVDFMRALGTPIVSGRDFTRTDVDSGAHVAIVNTAFVARALDGRDPIGQRVRLPIRADSSKGAWHEIVGVVGPLGVNVLNADRGEAIYLPAAPGTLNPMRLAVHTEMPPATLVDRVRALMLAADPELVMGRATVLSEARQGDWYLVMGLVAGLMVLVGVLLALATSGLFAMLSLSVSERTREIGIRSALGASRGRLLLTILRRSLVQVAVGAAIGLPFAARFVFEVTATPSAGGSVVQALVVALGMATGIVALVGITSCLIPTRRILAVQAREAMHADA